The Gloeocapsa sp. DLM2.Bin57 genome window below encodes:
- a CDS encoding gfo/Idh/MocA family oxidoreductase, translating to MLEGFNQQNQWRNPQPIRIGVIGVGNMGQHHTRVLSLIKDIELVGIADINVERGLDIASKYRIRFFESYQDLLPHVDAVCIAVPTRLHHPVGIECLQAGVHVLIEKPIASSIEEAESLVNAAAESKSILQVGHIERFNPAFQELSKVLKTEEILAIEAHRMSPYSDRANDVSVVLDLMIHDIDLLMELVPSPVIKLTASGNSSLHSGNLDYVTAILQFANGLVATITASKVTHRKIRRLIAHCKNSLTEADFLNNDILIHRQTTADYTTDYGQVLYRQDGLIEKVYTSNIEPLHAELEHFINCVRGGNQPSVGGEQALKALRLASIIEQMALDNQVWKQPDWEGQAIDYVTTQQV from the coding sequence ATGTTAGAAGGCTTTAATCAGCAAAATCAGTGGCGAAATCCCCAACCTATACGTATCGGGGTGATTGGTGTAGGGAATATGGGACAACATCACACCAGGGTTTTAAGTCTGATCAAGGATATTGAATTGGTGGGAATTGCTGATATCAATGTAGAAAGAGGTTTAGATATAGCTAGTAAATATCGTATTCGCTTTTTTGAGAGTTATCAAGACTTATTACCTCATGTCGATGCGGTTTGTATCGCTGTTCCTACTCGTTTACATCACCCAGTCGGGATAGAATGTTTACAAGCCGGAGTTCATGTCTTGATTGAAAAACCCATCGCTTCTAGTATCGAGGAAGCTGAGTCCCTGGTTAATGCTGCAGCTGAATCTAAGTCGATTTTACAGGTTGGTCATATTGAACGCTTTAACCCCGCTTTCCAAGAATTAAGTAAAGTACTCAAAACAGAGGAAATTCTGGCGATCGAAGCTCATCGGATGAGTCCTTATTCCGATCGCGCTAATGATGTCTCTGTGGTTTTAGATTTGATGATCCACGACATCGACTTACTGATGGAGTTAGTTCCTTCTCCTGTAATTAAACTCACTGCTTCTGGTAATAGTTCCTTGCATTCTGGTAATTTAGACTACGTCACCGCGATTCTACAATTTGCTAATGGTTTAGTTGCTACTATTACTGCTAGTAAAGTTACTCACCGTAAAATTCGTCGTCTGATTGCTCATTGTAAAAATTCTCTGACTGAAGCCGATTTTCTTAATAATGATATTTTAATTCACCGTCAAACTACCGCAGATTATACCACCGACTATGGTCAAGTTCTCTATCGTCAAGATGGTTTAATCGAAAAAGTTTATACAAGTAATATAGAGCCTTTACACGCTGAACTAGAACATTTCATCAACTGTGTCAGAGGTGGTAATCAACCTTCAGTCGGTGGAGAACAAGCCCTCAAGGCTTTACGTTTAGCTAGTATAATTGAACAAATGGCCCTAGATAATCAGGTATGGAAACAGCCCGATTGGGAAGGTCAAGCTATAGATTATGTTACTACTCAACAAGTATAG
- a CDS encoding pyridoxamine 5'-phosphate oxidase: METARLGRSSYRLCYYSTSIVVVLAPWRSLLTHALYRNRSLPSARYLQLATLGLDGLPRNRTVVFRGFREETNQLQMVTDSRSEKYQQILQQPWGEICWYFPKTREQFRLRGQLLIVSVDNTDSNLSTARSLAWQQLSDAARIQFAWPEPQQALTEDKDAFKPLYINKEIPLDNFCLLLLDAVEVDHLELRGDPQNRYIYTLDESFNWSCQQVNP, encoded by the coding sequence ATGGAAACAGCCCGATTGGGAAGGTCAAGCTATAGATTATGTTACTACTCAACAAGTATAGTGGTGGTTCTTGCTCCTTGGCGATCGCTGCTCACTCACGCACTCTACCGCAATCGTAGTTTACCCTCGGCTCGTTATCTACAATTAGCTACCTTGGGATTAGATGGACTACCTCGTAATCGTACGGTTGTTTTCCGTGGTTTCCGCGAAGAAACTAACCAATTGCAAATGGTAACAGATAGTCGTAGTGAGAAATATCAACAGATTCTTCAACAACCTTGGGGGGAAATCTGTTGGTATTTTCCTAAAACTAGAGAACAATTTCGTCTCCGTGGTCAACTGTTAATAGTTTCGGTTGACAATACAGACTCTAATTTAAGCACAGCTCGTTCTCTAGCTTGGCAACAATTATCTGATGCAGCTAGAATACAGTTTGCTTGGCCGGAGCCTCAACAAGCACTAACTGAGGATAAAGACGCTTTTAAACCTTTATACATCAATAAAGAGATCCCCTTGGATAATTTTTGTCTGCTATTATTAGATGCTGTAGAGGTAGATCACCTAGAATTACGAGGTGACCCCCAAAATCGCTATATCTATACTTTAGATGAATCTTTTAACTGGAGTTGTCAACAAGTTAACCCTTAG